A stretch of Malus sylvestris chromosome 11, drMalSylv7.2, whole genome shotgun sequence DNA encodes these proteins:
- the LOC126588535 gene encoding probable polyamine transporter At3g13620, whose protein sequence is MEPSPPRTPMVHQDLPITTTATTTTAATNRKKLTLIPLIFLIYFEVAGGPDGEEPAVQAAGPFFAILGFLIFPFIWSVPEALITAELSTAFPGNGGFVIWADRAFGPFWGSLMGTWKFLCGVINLAAFPVLCIDYMDKIIPAFKSGWPRYLAMSVPTLILSFVNYTGLTIVGYAAVLLGIATLSPFILMSLIAIPKIHPHRWLSLGQKGVKKDWNKFFNTLFWNLNFWDTASTFAGEVDNPQKTFPVALFVAVIFTCSAYLFPLFAVIGSVDVEQTKWDSGFHAVAAEMIAGKWLKCWIEVGAVLSGIGLFEAQLSSCSYQLLGMADVGFLPKFFALRSKRFNTPWVGILFSIVITLGVSFMNFTDNVSSGNFLYSLGMLLEFSAFLWLRRKSPTLKRPFWVPMRMPGLVIMCLIPSGFLVFIMAIDTKTVCLVSGLMTVAGIGWYFLMKFCKSKKFCVFGTIDVEEG, encoded by the coding sequence ATGGAACCTTCTCCTCCAAGAACTCCAATGGTTCATCAGGACCTTCCCATCACCACCACCGCAACCACCACAACCGCCGCCACAAACCGAAAGAAACTCACCCTCATCCCTCTTATCTTTCTCATCTACTTCGAAGTCGCCGGCGGCCCTGATGGGGAAGAGCCTGCAGTACAAGCCGCCGGACCCTTTTTCGCCATTCTCGGCTTCCTCATCTTCCCATTCATCTGGAGTGTCCCGGAAGCTCTCATCACTGCCGAGCTCTCCACCGCCTTCCCAGGAAATGGCGGTTTTGTCATCTGGGCAGACCGCGCTTTCGGCCCTTTCTGGGGCTCTTTGATGGGAACCTGGAAGTTTCTCTGCGGCGTCATCAACCTCGCAGCATTTCCGGTTCTTTGCATTGATTATATGGACAAGATAATCCCTGCTTTCAAATCCGGTTGGCCTAGATATCTTGCAATGTCTGTTCCAACTCTGATTCTTTCTTTCGTAAACTATACCGGTTTAACTATTGTTGGATATGCTGCTGTTCTTCTCGGTATCGCTACACTTTCACCTTTTATTTTGATGTCTTTGATTGCCATTCCGAAGATTCATCCTCACCGTTGGTTGAGTCTCGGGCAGAAGGGTGTGAAGAAAGATTGGAACAAGTTCTTCAACACCCTcttttggaatttaaatttttgggACACCGCGAGTACTTTTGCTGGGGAAGTAGATAACCCCCAGAAAACTTTTCCGGTGGCTCTTTTCGTGGCAGTGATCTTTACTTGCTCGGCGTACTTGTTCCCACTTTTCGCTGTGATTGGTTCGGTCGATGTGGAACAAACTAAATGGGATTCTGGATTTCATGCCGTGGCTGCTGAAATGATCGCTGGAAAATGGTTGAAGTGTTGGATTGAAGTTGGTGCAGTGTTATCAGGGATTGGACTTTTCGAAGCACAACTAAGCAGTTGCAGTTACCAACTTCTCGGTATGGCGGATGTAGGGTTCTTGCCTAAGTTTTTCGCTCTTCGGTCCAAGAGGTTTAACACCCCGTGGGTCGGAATTTTATTTTCCATAGTGATCACTCTTGGAGTTTCCTTCATGAACTTTACAGATAATGTTTCATCTGGAAATTTCTTGTATAGTTTGGGAATGCTATTGGAATTTTCAGCTTTTCTTTGGTTGAGGAGGAAGTCGCCGACATTGAAGAGGCCTTTTTGGGTTCCGATGAGGATGCCAGGTTTGGTGATCATGTGCTTGATTCCATCAGGGTTTTTGGTCTTTATTATGGCTATTGATACCAAGACTGTGTGCTTGGTCAGCGGTTTGATGACCGTGGCGGGGATCGGATGGtactttttaatgaaattttgcaaGTCGAAGAAATTTTGTGTGTTCGGTACTATTGACGTTGAAGAAGGATGA